The following are encoded together in the Weissella soli genome:
- the mutS gene encoding DNA mismatch repair protein MutS produces the protein MAKVKETPMMQQYNAIKAQYPDAFLFYRLGDFYELFNDDAIKGSQLLELTLTQRNKHSANPVPMAGVPHHAAQNYIDILVDKGYKVAIVEQMEDPATAEGMVKREVVQLVTPGTRMRTGADAAKENNYLVAISGTEPVYGLSYADLSTGEVRATTLNSTNAILNEIARLETREIVTDSELAEDLLANLTNLGILISHVSTVTRSAEISYLTQQLSGEEAQTVAVLLTYLFTTQKRSLDHLQLATSYEIAQYLKMDRNSRANLELTVNLRTQQRSGTLLWLLDETKTAMGGRMLKQWLEQPLLDQMQLEARYDKIGAFLKDYFNRAALQDALQQVYDLERIAGRVAYGTANGRDLLQLRNSLRQVPAILVILSDMDTAIFGGLVAHLDPVTDIEQVITEAITEEPPISVTDGGIIKAGYNQQLDDYRDIMKNGKRWLAELEATEREATGINSLKIGFNKVFGYYIEVTKANIPKLDVDRYTRKQTLVNAERFVTPELKVHEQKILEAEAQSSQLEYSLLSALREQIKQNIARIQSLASTLAELDVLQALATVAENYQFVRPEITQNNDLDIKNGRHPVIEKVLGHQAYVANDIMMAADEQIQLITGPNMSGKSTYMRQLALTVILAQIGSFVPADAAKLPIFDQIFTRIGAADDLISGNSTFMVEMAEANTALQNATKDSLILFDELGRGTATYDGMALAQAIIEYVHENVHAKTLFSTHYHELTTLDQALPKLRNVHVGASEENGQLIFSHKVLPGPADQSYGINVAKLAGLPTAVIDRADTLLKMLENQDVAPSTVATVSPTDVTPTPEAVPTDQQLDLFATAVDQATQTVLLKLQTADVANMTPIETMLFLHELQQELK, from the coding sequence ATGGCAAAAGTAAAAGAAACGCCGATGATGCAGCAGTATAATGCCATCAAAGCGCAATATCCAGATGCATTTTTGTTCTATCGATTGGGTGACTTTTATGAGTTGTTTAATGATGATGCGATCAAAGGATCACAATTACTTGAGCTAACGTTGACGCAGCGGAATAAACATTCTGCTAATCCGGTACCAATGGCGGGCGTACCGCATCACGCCGCGCAAAATTATATTGATATTTTAGTTGATAAAGGTTATAAAGTGGCGATTGTTGAGCAAATGGAAGATCCAGCGACTGCCGAGGGCATGGTTAAACGAGAGGTTGTTCAATTGGTAACACCTGGTACACGTATGCGAACGGGTGCCGATGCTGCTAAGGAAAATAATTACTTGGTGGCCATATCAGGTACTGAGCCGGTTTATGGCCTGAGTTATGCCGATCTTTCGACGGGGGAAGTGCGCGCCACGACGCTCAATTCGACAAATGCTATTCTCAATGAAATCGCGCGCCTGGAAACGCGCGAAATTGTGACTGATAGTGAACTAGCTGAGGATTTATTAGCTAATTTAACAAATTTAGGCATTTTGATTTCGCATGTGTCAACTGTGACCCGTTCGGCCGAGATTTCATATCTCACCCAACAACTATCTGGTGAAGAAGCGCAGACCGTAGCAGTCTTGTTAACTTATCTATTTACGACACAAAAACGGTCATTAGATCATCTCCAATTAGCGACCAGTTACGAAATTGCGCAATATCTCAAGATGGATCGCAATTCACGGGCTAATTTAGAATTAACCGTTAATCTACGTACGCAGCAGCGTTCAGGCACGTTGTTATGGCTGTTGGATGAGACTAAGACGGCCATGGGTGGGCGGATGTTGAAGCAATGGCTGGAACAACCGCTGTTAGATCAAATGCAGTTGGAAGCACGTTACGATAAAATTGGGGCGTTTTTAAAGGATTACTTTAATCGGGCTGCCTTGCAAGATGCCTTGCAACAGGTTTATGATCTGGAACGCATTGCTGGACGGGTCGCCTATGGGACGGCTAATGGCCGTGATTTGCTCCAACTACGTAATTCATTGCGGCAAGTCCCTGCAATTCTGGTCATCTTGTCTGATATGGATACAGCCATTTTTGGTGGTTTAGTGGCACATCTGGACCCCGTTACTGATATTGAACAAGTGATTACTGAGGCAATTACGGAGGAACCACCGATTTCAGTCACGGATGGTGGCATTATCAAGGCAGGCTACAATCAACAGTTAGACGACTACCGCGATATCATGAAAAATGGTAAGCGTTGGCTAGCTGAGTTGGAAGCCACTGAGCGTGAAGCGACAGGTATTAATTCCCTTAAGATTGGCTTCAATAAGGTTTTTGGCTATTACATTGAAGTGACCAAAGCCAATATTCCCAAGTTAGATGTTGACCGGTATACCCGTAAGCAGACCTTGGTGAATGCTGAACGCTTTGTGACACCAGAATTGAAAGTACATGAACAAAAAATTTTGGAAGCTGAAGCCCAATCGAGCCAACTTGAATATAGTTTGTTGAGTGCGTTGCGCGAACAGATTAAGCAAAATATTGCGCGTATTCAATCATTGGCCAGCACGCTTGCCGAATTAGATGTGCTGCAGGCGCTAGCGACGGTCGCAGAAAATTATCAGTTTGTGCGGCCTGAAATTACACAAAACAACGATCTAGACATCAAAAATGGACGGCATCCGGTTATTGAAAAAGTGCTTGGCCACCAAGCCTATGTGGCTAATGACATTATGATGGCTGCCGATGAACAGATTCAGTTAATCACTGGGCCGAATATGTCAGGTAAATCAACCTATATGCGTCAGTTAGCACTGACGGTTATCTTGGCGCAAATTGGGTCATTTGTACCAGCTGATGCGGCTAAGTTGCCGATTTTTGATCAAATTTTCACCCGGATAGGCGCCGCCGATGATTTGATTTCGGGTAATTCGACCTTTATGGTGGAGATGGCTGAGGCAAATACGGCCCTGCAAAATGCGACGAAAGACTCGCTAATTCTATTTGATGAGCTAGGGCGGGGCACGGCCACTTACGATGGTATGGCATTGGCCCAGGCGATTATTGAATACGTTCATGAAAATGTGCACGCTAAAACGCTCTTTTCAACGCACTACCATGAGTTGACGACCTTGGATCAAGCATTACCTAAGTTACGTAATGTGCACGTTGGGGCATCTGAAGAAAATGGTCAATTGATTTTTTCACACAAAGTATTACCAGGACCAGCGGACCAATCTTACGGGATTAACGTCGCTAAGTTGGCCGGCTTACCCACAGCGGTGATTGACCGCGCGGATACGCTCCTAAAAATGCTTGAAAATCAAGATGTGGCGCCATCAACGGTGGCGACCGTTAGCCCAACTGATGTCACGCCTACGCCAGAAGCTGTACCAACCGACCAACAACTAGATTTATTTGCAACAGCGGTCGATCAGGCAACGCAAACGGTACTCCTGAAATTGCAGACTGCGGATGTAGCTAATATGACACCAATTGAAACGATGCTCTTCCTCCACGAATTGCAGCAGGAGCTCAAGTAG
- a CDS encoding YceD family protein, producing MKWQFVELQKYKQEAYPFEETIDLAEKLTTNFGDVIEAIEPVQVKGFAQADRTDIIVHAHVETTIVTPSTRSGKPVTLPLSFDIDEVYINAEANAERYEIEDSVILINDEVIDFDQAVAEYIVLQIPLQVLAPGEADEPMPAGNGWVVISEDDYQQQTVDQPKAANTPLAGLADLLKDED from the coding sequence ATGAAGTGGCAATTTGTTGAATTACAAAAGTACAAGCAAGAAGCATACCCCTTTGAGGAAACCATTGATCTGGCAGAGAAGCTTACCACCAACTTTGGGGATGTCATTGAGGCAATTGAACCGGTTCAAGTTAAAGGATTCGCTCAGGCAGATCGGACTGATATTATCGTGCACGCCCATGTTGAGACCACGATTGTGACCCCCTCAACGCGTTCAGGAAAACCCGTTACTTTACCATTATCATTTGACATTGATGAAGTATACATCAACGCTGAAGCCAACGCTGAGCGGTATGAAATCGAAGATTCAGTGATTTTGATTAATGATGAGGTGATTGACTTTGATCAAGCCGTCGCTGAATACATTGTTTTGCAAATTCCACTACAAGTTTTGGCGCCAGGTGAAGCAGATGAACCAATGCCTGCAGGTAATGGTTGGGTCGTTATTTCTGAAGATGATTATCAACAACAAACCGTGGACCAACCCAAAGCTGCCAACACACCGTTGGCCGGATTGGCTGATTTGTTGAAGGATGAAGATTAA
- a CDS encoding nucleotidyltransferase → MTVVGLVTEYNPFHNGHIYHIEQAKQLTGAATVVAVMSGNFVQRGMPAIFDKWTRARFALEHGVDVVYELPLAFAVQPGHIFARGAIQILVDAGVDAIVFGAEHVDWDFMALAKAAREKLTHAAAFKDYSQTYATAVNTVLQAELGVSLTDPNDILGLSYASALLDLGLADRVQLQPIQRVAAQYHDVVATDEHIASATTIRALAAAEQFSELTKYVPTQVAAAFASPAVVQEWDEWLPLLRYRVQMSPVSALEKIYQLNDGLAFRLHTVMDRLPKNASMTELMARYKSKRYTQARLQRSLLYTLLNITDDEMQLAMQQPYLRVLGTTGRGRQFIKDHRQQVALPVVNRTDEQAIAGLQKLDYRAGRLYELMTNPSTNGMHQDTGRIPIILE, encoded by the coding sequence ATGACAGTAGTTGGGCTAGTAACCGAATATAATCCCTTCCACAACGGACATATCTACCACATTGAGCAAGCTAAACAGCTTACCGGTGCGGCGACCGTCGTGGCAGTGATGAGCGGTAACTTTGTGCAACGGGGCATGCCTGCTATTTTTGATAAGTGGACCCGCGCGAGATTTGCATTGGAGCATGGCGTCGATGTGGTCTATGAATTGCCCTTGGCTTTTGCGGTGCAACCGGGGCACATCTTTGCGCGTGGGGCCATTCAGATTCTAGTTGATGCGGGTGTTGATGCCATTGTTTTTGGCGCCGAACATGTTGATTGGGATTTCATGGCTTTAGCGAAGGCGGCACGTGAAAAACTAACGCATGCAGCCGCGTTTAAAGACTATTCACAAACCTATGCCACCGCGGTAAATACAGTTCTGCAAGCTGAATTGGGGGTCTCATTGACCGATCCAAATGATATTTTGGGGTTAAGTTATGCCAGTGCCCTGTTAGATTTAGGACTAGCGGATCGAGTTCAGCTACAACCCATCCAACGGGTTGCAGCCCAGTATCATGATGTCGTTGCCACAGATGAGCATATCGCGAGTGCAACAACGATTCGGGCGTTGGCAGCGGCCGAACAGTTTTCTGAATTGACCAAGTATGTCCCCACGCAAGTAGCCGCTGCCTTTGCAAGCCCAGCCGTGGTTCAGGAGTGGGATGAGTGGTTACCATTGCTGCGCTACCGGGTGCAAATGTCACCGGTAAGTGCATTAGAAAAGATCTATCAACTCAATGATGGACTGGCTTTCCGATTACACACAGTTATGGACAGGTTACCAAAAAATGCCTCGATGACCGAGTTAATGGCGCGCTATAAATCGAAACGCTATACCCAGGCCCGGCTCCAACGTAGTTTGTTATACACCCTGTTAAACATCACAGATGATGAGATGCAACTGGCGATGCAACAACCGTATTTACGCGTGTTGGGGACGACTGGTCGGGGCCGTCAATTCATTAAAGACCACCGACAGCAGGTGGCATTACCAGTGGTCAATCGCACGGATGAACAAGCAATTGCTGGACTCCAGAAATTAGATTACCGTGCTGGTCGGCTCTATGAATTAATGACTAACCCGAGCACAAACGGGATGCACCAAGACACTGGTCGCATACCAATTATTTTAGAATGA
- a CDS encoding class I SAM-dependent DNA methyltransferase translates to MANYATFAKLYDDLFDESAYEDWFQYALKTIVNPQGKLLELAGGAGRLAIMLKQAGFDVTVFDLSEEMLTLAMQHAREAGVDLPLIQGDMREWSDYPEKFATITSFADSFNYLANEDEMLMAFKQVAAHLEDAGQFVFDVISPYQTDVYYPGYMYNWHDEETAFMWSSYGIEEQAHTAEHELTFFVYDEAIDGYKQIQEIHTERTYPVATYMRLLETAGFENIQVTGDFGRQTEIDDATPRWFFSATKK, encoded by the coding sequence ATGGCTAATTACGCAACATTTGCTAAGTTGTATGATGATTTATTTGATGAATCAGCATATGAAGATTGGTTTCAATATGCTTTGAAGACCATTGTGAATCCACAAGGTAAGTTGTTGGAATTAGCTGGTGGGGCTGGACGTTTGGCCATTATGTTGAAGCAGGCTGGGTTTGACGTCACCGTCTTTGACTTATCTGAAGAGATGCTCACTTTGGCGATGCAACATGCTCGTGAAGCGGGCGTTGATTTGCCGTTGATTCAAGGCGATATGCGGGAGTGGTCAGATTATCCTGAAAAGTTTGCTACGATTACTTCGTTTGCGGATTCATTTAATTATTTGGCCAATGAAGATGAGATGCTCATGGCTTTCAAACAGGTCGCGGCCCATTTGGAAGATGCCGGTCAGTTTGTCTTTGATGTCATTTCACCCTACCAAACGGATGTTTATTATCCAGGGTATATGTATAACTGGCATGATGAAGAGACCGCCTTTATGTGGTCTTCATATGGGATTGAGGAACAAGCGCACACGGCCGAACATGAATTGACCTTTTTTGTTTATGATGAAGCCATTGATGGTTATAAACAAATTCAAGAAATCCATACCGAGCGGACTTATCCGGTAGCAACCTATATGCGTTTACTGGAAACAGCTGGTTTTGAAAACATTCAGGTGACGGGTGATTTTGGCCGGCAAACCGAGATAGATGACGCCACGCCGCGTTGGTTCTTTTCGGCAACAAAAAAATAA
- the rsfS gene encoding ribosome silencing factor yields MSLENMLEVAVKAADQKRAEDIVALDIHEISLLADAFVILDAPTNRQVVAIADEIEDKMAEAGYPLIKHEGRREGEWVLMNFGDVIVHIFKKDTRSFYNLEKLWGAEGKDIDIENWIVKEEF; encoded by the coding sequence ATGTCATTAGAAAATATGTTAGAAGTTGCTGTGAAGGCAGCTGACCAAAAGCGCGCTGAAGATATTGTTGCGCTTGATATCCACGAAATCTCATTGTTGGCTGATGCCTTCGTGATTTTGGATGCGCCCACAAATCGTCAAGTTGTCGCGATCGCTGACGAAATTGAAGACAAGATGGCGGAAGCTGGTTATCCATTAATTAAGCATGAAGGTCGCCGTGAGGGTGAGTGGGTGTTGATGAACTTTGGGGATGTCATCGTTCACATCTTCAAAAAGGATACGCGTAGCTTCTATAACCTCGAAAAACTATGGGGTGCCGAAGGTAAGGATATCGATATCGAAAACTGGATTGTCAAAGAAGAATTCTAA
- the yqeK gene encoding bis(5'-nucleosyl)-tetraphosphatase (symmetrical) YqeK, with product MSEMIYTGRYFDGSRAELIAKVQSGLSEYRFNHVLRVEAMAIALAQKWDVNPEKASIGALTHDYAKERSDADFLAVIAAKHLDADLVNWGNYIWHGVVGAEMVADELHIYDQEILDAIRQHTTGAPYMTPLAKIIYMADFVEIGRDFPGVAEVRQLTMADLDASVGWQAKHTLEYLLKKETKVYPASVYTYNAWATK from the coding sequence ATGAGCGAAATGATTTACACCGGCCGCTACTTTGATGGTAGTCGTGCCGAACTTATTGCTAAGGTGCAAAGCGGGTTGTCAGAATACCGCTTTAATCATGTATTACGTGTTGAAGCCATGGCCATTGCGTTAGCTCAAAAGTGGGATGTTAATCCTGAAAAGGCGTCAATTGGTGCTTTGACCCATGACTATGCTAAGGAACGCTCAGATGCTGATTTCTTAGCCGTGATTGCAGCCAAGCATTTGGATGCTGATTTGGTTAATTGGGGTAATTACATTTGGCATGGTGTCGTTGGCGCTGAAATGGTGGCTGATGAGTTACACATCTATGATCAAGAGATTTTGGATGCCATCCGGCAACACACGACGGGGGCGCCTTACATGACGCCATTGGCTAAAATCATTTATATGGCTGATTTCGTTGAAATTGGTCGCGATTTTCCAGGGGTGGCAGAAGTTCGTCAACTAACCATGGCTGATTTAGATGCCAGTGTTGGTTGGCAAGCCAAACACACGCTTGAATACTTATTGAAAAAAGAAACCAAAGTTTACCCAGCATCGGTTTACACCTATAATGCTTGGGCCACGAAGTAA
- a CDS encoding nicotinate-nucleotide adenylyltransferase, translating to MAQTLDMKIEHTFTQTQPSQAFVQEKKKIGILGGTFNPPHMGHLVIAEQVADQLGLDKVYFMPNAKPPHVDLKAAIDPWHRARMVKAAIQGNSRFGIELLEVQRGGKSYSYNTMLQLKLEHPNYEYYFIVGGDEVAYLPTWYRIDDLLKLVTFVGVNRPGQPRQSNYPIEWVEIPDLAVSSTDIRQRLATNRSVRYLLPDLVAAYILENGLYQDERNDLHRPLL from the coding sequence ATGGCACAAACTCTGGATATGAAAATTGAACACACATTCACGCAAACCCAACCTAGCCAGGCTTTTGTCCAAGAAAAGAAAAAAATTGGTATTTTGGGAGGGACATTTAACCCACCACATATGGGCCATTTGGTGATTGCTGAACAAGTCGCGGACCAGCTGGGATTGGATAAAGTCTACTTTATGCCGAATGCTAAGCCCCCCCATGTCGATCTGAAAGCGGCCATTGATCCCTGGCATCGAGCGCGCATGGTTAAAGCAGCTATTCAGGGGAATAGTCGTTTTGGCATTGAGTTGCTTGAAGTGCAGCGAGGCGGGAAGAGTTATTCATATAACACGATGTTACAATTAAAATTGGAACATCCTAACTATGAATATTACTTCATTGTCGGCGGTGACGAAGTAGCCTATTTGCCCACCTGGTACCGGATTGATGATCTCTTAAAACTGGTGACGTTCGTGGGTGTGAACCGACCTGGTCAGCCACGACAGAGTAACTATCCAATTGAGTGGGTTGAAATTCCGGATTTGGCAGTGAGTTCGACGGATATTCGTCAGCGACTCGCGACCAATCGCAGTGTGCGATATTTATTACCAGATTTAGTTGCAGCGTATATATTAGAGAATGGATTATATCAAGATGAGCGAAATGATTTACACCGGCCGCTACTTTGA
- a CDS encoding YhbY family RNA-binding protein — translation MIALRGKQKRWLRAQAHTMKPLFSVGKQGLTPEWLEQLSAAINKRELFKVNILNNSDVAVNELKTMIEEETGIQVVQTIGHTLVLFGESSEAENRHYSAAVQKI, via the coding sequence ATGATAGCATTACGCGGTAAGCAAAAGCGCTGGTTACGTGCTCAGGCACACACAATGAAGCCTCTTTTCAGTGTTGGAAAGCAAGGTTTGACGCCTGAATGGTTGGAACAACTATCAGCAGCGATTAACAAGCGCGAATTATTCAAGGTTAATATCTTAAATAATTCAGACGTTGCGGTTAATGAATTAAAGACAATGATTGAAGAGGAAACTGGCATTCAAGTTGTGCAAACAATCGGTCATACCCTGGTTTTGTTTGGCGAGTCATCAGAAGCCGAAAATCGGCACTACTCAGCTGCAGTGCAGAAGATTTAA
- the yqeH gene encoding ribosome biogenesis GTPase YqeH, with protein MSETEVQGLLADGLRCIGCGALIQTTKKGELGYTPMSALLKGFEHDEVLCQRCFRLRHYNEIQPVDLTDDDFRRLLDQISATNSLVVYVMDVFDFSGSLIPGLHRFVGSNPVLLVGNKVDVLPRSLKRTKIRDWMRQQANMAGLRPVDVALTSGKNGDDIPHLLDLIEEYRDGRSVYVVGVTNVGKSTLINQIIKYVTGDKKDVITTSRFPGTTLDRIEIPLDDASNIIDTPGIIHADQMAHYLTPNDLKYVSPQKELKPKTYQLNPEQTLFMGALARFDYIQGPKTGITAYFENNLMLHRTKLANADDFYSKHAGELLLPPTTEGLAALPPLQRHEFKTTEKTDLVIDGLGWITVPAETVIAGWAPKGVSVLTRKAMI; from the coding sequence ATTAGTGAAACAGAAGTACAAGGATTACTAGCTGATGGCTTGCGCTGTATTGGGTGTGGCGCCTTAATTCAAACCACCAAAAAAGGTGAATTGGGTTACACACCAATGTCTGCATTGTTAAAGGGCTTTGAGCATGATGAAGTATTATGCCAACGTTGTTTCCGGTTGCGCCACTATAACGAAATTCAACCAGTTGATTTGACAGACGATGATTTCCGTCGCTTGTTGGACCAGATTTCAGCTACTAATTCATTGGTGGTTTATGTGATGGATGTCTTTGACTTCAGTGGGTCATTAATTCCAGGATTGCACCGATTTGTTGGTTCTAATCCGGTCTTATTGGTTGGAAACAAAGTAGATGTGTTACCACGTTCTTTGAAGCGGACTAAAATTCGTGATTGGATGCGGCAACAAGCTAATATGGCCGGTTTACGGCCTGTGGATGTCGCATTGACTTCAGGTAAGAATGGGGATGATATCCCACACTTATTGGATCTGATCGAGGAGTATCGTGATGGTCGGTCAGTCTATGTCGTGGGTGTCACGAATGTCGGTAAGTCAACCTTGATTAATCAAATCATTAAGTATGTGACTGGCGACAAAAAGGATGTCATTACGACATCACGTTTCCCAGGCACAACTTTGGATCGTATCGAAATTCCATTGGATGATGCGTCAAATATTATTGACACACCTGGTATTATCCATGCCGATCAAATGGCACATTACCTGACACCAAATGATTTGAAGTATGTGTCACCGCAAAAGGAATTGAAGCCTAAAACATACCAACTAAACCCAGAACAGACTTTGTTCATGGGGGCATTGGCTCGTTTTGATTATATTCAAGGACCAAAGACAGGTATCACAGCGTACTTTGAAAATAACTTGATGTTGCACCGCACGAAGTTGGCCAATGCGGATGACTTCTACAGCAAGCATGCCGGTGAACTGCTGTTACCACCCACAACGGAGGGGTTGGCAGCCTTGCCACCGTTGCAACGACACGAATTTAAAACGACAGAAAAAACTGATTTAGTGATTGATGGCCTCGGTTGGATTACTGTGCCAGCCGAGACCGTGATTGCTGGTTGGGCCCCTAAAGGCGTTTCTGTCCTCACACGAAAGGCAATGATTTAA
- a CDS encoding YqeG family HAD IIIA-type phosphatase: MSEKYTPTWMVDAIYRLTPENLKSQGIKVILTDLDNTLIAWNNPDGTKELHQWLDAMSAADIGVMIVSNNKAERIARIANPLGLDYVSRAFKPLTRGLHEAVDRLQVDKAQVVMVGDQLLTDVWAANNFGIRSILVKPLIETDQWNTKINRFFEKGVKKNMLKNHPELTWRTNLD; the protein is encoded by the coding sequence ATGAGCGAAAAGTATACGCCTACTTGGATGGTTGATGCAATTTATCGACTAACTCCAGAAAACCTAAAGTCCCAGGGGATTAAAGTCATCTTAACTGACTTAGATAACACGTTGATTGCCTGGAATAATCCGGATGGCACTAAAGAATTACATCAATGGTTAGATGCCATGTCTGCAGCTGATATTGGCGTGATGATCGTCTCAAACAATAAGGCCGAACGAATTGCCCGTATTGCTAATCCCTTAGGTTTAGACTACGTATCACGTGCATTCAAGCCATTGACGCGCGGATTACATGAAGCTGTCGACCGTCTACAAGTCGACAAGGCGCAGGTGGTCATGGTGGGTGATCAGTTACTCACTGACGTATGGGCTGCAAATAATTTCGGTATTCGCAGCATTTTGGTGAAACCATTAATTGAAACAGATCAATGGAATACAAAAATTAATCGATTCTTTGAAAAAGGGGTAAAGAAGAATATGTTGAAAAATCACCCCGAATTAACATGGAGGACTAACCTTGATTAG
- a CDS encoding LysM peptidoglycan-binding domain-containing protein, whose product MNKNNLVKNTKLVGIGIGGFIIMAMIAFGVTTTFLNITSPTSNSATSSSKATTSASSSSSSTATTSDSSSSSSTTSSASYASASTTAVKTYTVASGETLTSIFRNFATNHGLTTAEAQAQILAVNSNLTVTSDLQTGQVINLPDLP is encoded by the coding sequence ATGAATAAAAATAATCTTGTTAAAAATACCAAATTAGTCGGGATTGGAATTGGTGGGTTCATCATCATGGCCATGATTGCATTTGGTGTGACCACCACTTTTTTAAATATTACCAGTCCCACCTCTAACAGTGCCACTTCTTCTAGCAAGGCGACCACGTCTGCTAGTTCAAGTAGTAGCTCAACTGCCACTACATCTGACAGTAGTTCTTCTAGCTCTACTACATCTTCGGCATCATATGCCTCAGCATCGACAACTGCCGTTAAAACATACACCGTTGCCAGTGGGGAAACATTAACGTCCATCTTCCGTAATTTTGCCACCAATCACGGCCTGACTACCGCAGAAGCACAAGCGCAAATTTTAGCTGTCAATTCAAATTTGACGGTTACTTCAGACTTACAAACGGGGCAAGTGATTAACTTACCCGATTTACCATAA
- a CDS encoding phosphoglycerate kinase has product MAKLTVEDLELKGKKVLMRVDFNVPLKEENGEVVVSNDNRIVAALPTIKYVLSQGGRAVLFSHLGRIKSEDDKPGLSMRPVAQKLADLLGQAVTFVPATEGVELENAIDALEDGQVLIFENTRYEDVKDGVEVKRESKNDPELGKYWASLGDVFVNDAFGTAHRAHASNAGIAANIAQTAAGFLMEKEIKFLGGAVEAPERPFVAIIGGAKVSDKITIIENLLKKADKVIVGGGMAFTFDAANGKAIGNSLFEEDKVELAKQLIAEAGDKLVLPVDAIAAAAFNNDADTYIAEDGVKDGYMGLDIGPKSVELFKSVLADAKTVVWNGPMGVFEMPNFAKGTLAIGEELVKVTEENGATTIVGGGDSTAAVQQLGVADRLSHISTGGGASLEYLEGKTLPGIASISEK; this is encoded by the coding sequence ATGGCTAAGTTAACTGTTGAAGACTTGGAATTGAAGGGTAAGAAAGTTTTGATGCGTGTCGACTTCAACGTTCCTTTGAAGGAAGAAAACGGTGAAGTGGTTGTTTCAAATGACAATCGTATCGTAGCTGCATTGCCAACTATCAAGTACGTTTTGTCTCAAGGCGGACGTGCCGTATTGTTCTCTCACTTGGGACGTATTAAGAGTGAAGATGACAAGCCAGGTTTGTCAATGCGCCCAGTTGCACAAAAGTTGGCTGACTTGCTTGGACAAGCAGTTACTTTCGTGCCAGCAACTGAAGGTGTCGAATTGGAAAATGCTATCGATGCGTTGGAAGACGGTCAAGTTTTGATCTTTGAAAACACACGTTATGAAGATGTCAAAGACGGTGTTGAAGTTAAGCGTGAGTCTAAGAATGATCCTGAGTTGGGTAAGTACTGGGCTTCATTGGGCGATGTTTTTGTTAACGATGCCTTTGGAACTGCACACCGTGCGCACGCTTCAAACGCCGGAATTGCTGCTAACATTGCACAAACAGCTGCCGGCTTCTTGATGGAAAAAGAAATCAAGTTCTTGGGTGGTGCTGTTGAAGCGCCAGAGCGTCCCTTCGTTGCCATTATCGGTGGTGCTAAGGTGTCAGACAAGATTACAATCATTGAAAACTTGTTAAAGAAGGCTGATAAGGTCATCGTTGGTGGCGGTATGGCCTTCACATTCGATGCTGCCAACGGCAAGGCCATTGGAAACTCTTTGTTTGAAGAAGACAAGGTTGAATTGGCTAAGCAATTAATTGCTGAAGCAGGTGACAAGTTGGTTTTGCCAGTTGACGCAATTGCTGCAGCGGCATTTAACAATGACGCTGATACTTACATCGCTGAAGATGGTGTTAAGGATGGCTACATGGGTCTAGATATTGGACCTAAGTCTGTTGAATTGTTCAAGTCTGTTTTGGCTGATGCAAAGACTGTTGTTTGGAATGGACCTATGGGTGTCTTCGAAATGCCAAACTTTGCTAAGGGAACTTTGGCCATTGGTGAAGAACTTGTTAAGGTTACTGAAGAAAATGGTGCGACAACCATCGTTGGTGGTGGTGATTCAACAGCCGCAGTTCAACAATTGGGTGTAGCTGATCGTTTGTCACACATCTCAACTGGTGGTGGCGCTTCATTGGAATACTTGGAAGGTAAGACTTTGCCAGGTATTGCATCTATTTCCGAAAAGTAA